One Hydractinia symbiolongicarpus strain clone_291-10 chromosome 7, HSymV2.1, whole genome shotgun sequence genomic window, TTTTATTCGCTtttaaaaaacgtgttttcaaAGGTGCTATGAGGGttgtttttgtaaagaaaaaggAGAAGATCTATCCATGGGGATTAACTTAAAATGTGAAAGATTTCATCTCAGGGCTATTGGAAGAAGGTATAAACACTTCAAAttattgctgttgttgttgttgttgttgttgttgttgttgttgttggtaatGTTGCTTATtgatattgttattgttattgtttgtgCAGTTGTTGATGTTGGACTTTGCTAGTTGACAATAATACTTTTGCTACCAATTCAGTCAGAAACTTCCAAAATTTGAGCGTTGGCAACTCTTCTTTGTAGGTTTACTTCTGCCTCTTACAAGAGTTAATTTAATTATGTTAATAAATACATGTTATTTAATACGGTAACTGTTAACAATACTTGAAATTTCGTGAGTTTTTTCGGCTTTTAATTGATAAGAACAGACAGATATATTAATAGCCCATTTTTTAGATCGCGATACATTTGTCCGTCGAAGTGAAAGCAGCAAATTTAAGCAAAGCATTGAAGGGAGAAAGGTAGTGTATTATATTATGCCGCTATATCTTTGCTTCTCATAACCAGGAATCTTTGGGTCCCATTGTATTGAATACTTCTGTGCGGGTCGATGAAAGTAAAGAGCACAAAACAGTTTTAACATACTTGAAATATCTTCGATACCTTGTGACCCTTTACTATTTTTATGGATTGCGCGACAGGCGCGAATATATTTCAGAGAAAACCGATTGGTTAGAAGAAcatcattctttttaatctgCTAGCGTGTTAAGTAGAAACGATTTATAATTTTATCGATTTTcataccttaatatttttgcgGTTGATAATTTCTTGCTTTGTCGGGGAATTCCAATCTTCTTATAtcagttttattgttaaagaaataattttaccaTTTTGAGCGAGTATACGCAGCTTTTATATCAAGAATGCTTCATAAAGAatgcttaaaaattaaaacctttAAACAAGCCAGCCTCATTGTGAAGTGCAAGTACAGCTGTTATTGGTCATCCACTGTGATATGAATATGATTGGATAGtgaatttaaaataaagaaaaaaaaaaaagaaaatcttaaaattggtatACCTGCCTTCTGTGattaaataagccatttttgtaGCTTGACAAGACCACGATTTTAGGaagttaaaaatagaatttgGATTTGTAAGTTCCAGAAATATAACTGAagatttgttttgtatttttgtatttaccTTAAGATATCAGCTTCTACTCAGTGCGAGAATTAAAGGGTTCTTTTTTAATAAGtgtatttatcttcatttttgtgtttctttacgtACGGTAGATTAATCAACGCCCAGCAAAAATGTATCCTATGGTGTCAAGAACATGCTTTTTCTTTGGTCTGATACAACTTTTGGTGGCTCAAAACTTTCATGTCATCGATGAAAGGATAGCATCTGGAATATATGATAAAAGAATTCGACCTAAGCTAAACGGTAGGTATCCTTAACTTGCCCTCACAAACTTCTATGATACATGCTTAGCCTCAGGGTTTATTCCACGCCACATTCTGCTCGAATGTTTACTCAGAAATTTTAGTAAAATTAACTgggtaaaacttttaaaaagacttaaaaatgtaagaaaagaaaagaaaagaaaccgTAAAGTTCATTGCTTTTCTTTTTGTTGAGTTTCTTGTTTACTTCATTCCAACAAGTATTATcaatttgttaatttcatttaaaGAGCGCGAAGAAAATAGACAACAGTAAAAAGAGCGCATTTTTTGGCGGAATTTAACATTTGCAGGattttttctatcaaaataTTAGTCGTTGAATCAGTCCTTTAGTTTTTATTCGTCTCCCTTCTTATAAAATGACAGCAAAGCACATATACAGAAAGTGGTTACTATACAAACAGCCGATCCGGTAGACCGCACATATAGTCCACGATCTGTTcttatctatttttattttaccatgTCTGATTTTCGTGCCGTGAATAAAGATAAATTTAATTTCGATGCGACTTGtaataaaattgaaacaatgTTAATTAGGATAACTATCATTCCTGCATGAAACTGTTAATTATGAAATCTGATTCTCAATGTTTTTGTCAGGTTGATAGAACATTTTTTTGGTGTTCATAgatgttttattctttttatgaaattttccTGATGCAAAGTCACGtgaattttgacatttttttgttgaaaatttggTCGTATCGAGAGTGTGTTGTTGGAATATGTAATACTCTCAGTACATATTGTCGTAGGAAGAATTAAAATGTCTGTACGATATCTGCTTCTCCATATTCAAAAcaattattaaattcttttcaaaatgtatgGTCTCGTAAGTTTAATCTCATTTACACGAACCATCTCATTTACATGTATCTTACAGACAATTTTATTCCTTTGATTGTTGATTTTGTGAAAACCGATTTAGACTAGTTCTCACTGAATGTATCAGCAACCTTTCAAATGttgcacaaaaaacaaaatgtacgTAGCAATGCTTACGTTTATGTGCCTCATAGGAAATATCAAAACTCCAGAAAGGTGTAGTTCTTCTTCTGCTACCGAGATTACAAGTTGCAATTTTATTGAACTACAATCATATTCTTTTGGATTTAAATttgcattttattttgtatttaataaAGGTACTGGAAACTATCGTTAAACTAATTGACCTTGATGTTTGATCAAATTTCTGCTTCAGTAACTCGTTTTGAGCATTGTAAATCACCAACGTCTCCTTTAGACCGTGTGGCAAAACCCGAAAAAACCGCCACGTACATGGACCTCCGAAAAACTCCTGACGAtcagtttgtaaaaaaaattgatccaATATATTAGAAAGAGGACCAAATAGTCACCAGCATGAACCATTTATTTTTCTTCCTTTACCGCCAATCGCGGCGTAAGTTTTagaatgtttattattttacaaaaaagtttctttaaaaaaatggttGCGTCTTTAAATGGTTGCTTCAAATCATACTGATAAATCTAGTTCCAagtgtttctttgttaaaatggTAACACACCTACTGTAATGTGAACTGAAAGAACTTTTTGACCAGTGTATATGGCTTAGGTTAATTTCTACATAATAAGTACTAATTTGTCATTTTCGTTCCCAGGGATTTTTTTTGGCTTTCTGATAGCACGCATATCAGAAAGGGAAAaagaagctctggggacgagattgctaATTTGTGCATTTTCACTCcttttaatttagttttaattTCCCCTCAAATAACCAGTTAAAAAGTAGCAAGTGTTacattattttataattatttttagtcACTACATATTTCTTGATGGTTTACTTATTTTTTGATACGACTACTACACAACCCTACTTTTGCATGTATATGTATGAACTAAAGGAGAAAGCTTTATGATCTCTTCTACGCATATGCAAAAATTGGGGTTATTTTTGTACAGGTCATTATCGGAGTTTTACCTTTGGAATGCGTGCAATCTAACCTTTAGATAaagcttctttttatttttagaagatACTGTTCGTGTAACCACACAAATTCACTTATTGTATCTTGGTCCGGTAGACGAAAAAACATTTGTAAGTATTATAGTAATGGCAAGGGACAGTATAATTTGTTTATACATAAGAATAATTGGATTTAAATGTAAAATGACGTAATGTGagccaaaaaaaacattttttgggaaaccataaaaacatatttttagcagtaggaatatattttttgtcactTTGTTGTTGTCCTTGTGTTCGCCTAAATGTTTATCATTCAtagaaaaatttacattttaaagaaaaagagacTTTCAGTAAGTCTTATGCCGCTGCATGCTGTTCCTATTCAAACATCTTTCATCGCAGCACCTATCCGgtacatttttttatcaatttagaaATCGTCCAGTAGTGAAAACTATCTGATATCTGCGTTATTTTcttaatattgttttttctcCCATTCTGTGTTGTCTTAAAAGGCAATATCTTCAAAGGCAATATTTTAGGACCAATTTAGCAAAGCCAATTTACATGCAAATCTATTTAATCGACTTACAACTTATAATCGTCAGCGGTGAAAGCACGTGTTGTCGGAGAAATGTTCACGTCATAGCGAAAATGCTGgtgtcaacatttttttattccaaCCAATCAATTTGTGTCACGCCATAATTTTGATAAGACATTCCTTAAGCCATTTAAGGTGTTTTTTCCTTCTTTACAGGATATTTGAAACCAAAAAAGCCAAATATAAATGAGATTTTACAAATTCAAGCAAGTAGCTATATGTTGAATTTTAGACGTATGAGATTGGATATTACCATCGCTCGTGGTGGAATGATCCAAGATTAAAATTTAACACCTCAATCGGGGCCATCACTTACACAAAGCCACCAGCTGATTTCATCTGGATTCCTGATGGTGCTGTAACTAACGCGAAGAAGATTGAGCGATTTGTCACATCTGTGCGTACGGTGTTAAGTCCAAACGGAGACGTTTATGTTTCGCAAAGGTAACTTAAAAAAGGTTCTTTCTATTTCCTTTGAAACAAAAGCAACTAGGGAGGAATATGTAAATACTGGAAGTCATTTACTTCAAATAGGaaattcgatttttttttaactttaaaaatcttGAAATGAAATAAGCTCTGTCAGAAAAGGCCATCCAATTTATTCTTGTTTGTTCATTCAACAACATTTAAGAACTATGTATTCTTCTAGTTTATTTCATACAGAAAGATACATCATCGTTATCATACCAGCATGCgattaaaatgtatttatataaaagaaaaattagatAGATAGTCTAGTAGATTCCAACCTAgagatgaaataataaaaaaagcatcCCTTTTGCGTAAATTCTATGGCGGGTACCTGCTGGAATGTCTGATTAATTATAAAGCTTtcgaaaacaaaagtttttgtaaacatAAGCTTTCGAAGGTAACAACGTTGACAGACAGCGGCTGTAGCAGACAAAAGCTTCTGCAAACCAAAGCTTAGACATTTGAGCAAAGAGAAACTTCAGCAGAATGAAACTTTCACAGAAACTCTTCAGTAGACAGACACTTTAGTAAACCCTTTTACGAAttagttaataattttttaaattgacgaATGTTTATGAATGCGAAGATAATTTTAATGTCGATTCACGGAGGTTAACGCTCTCGAAAAAAAATGATCTAACATTTTCCATTATTCTTCTATAATCCAAGCGACAAATTAGATCATACGATTCTTTATAATGTTCATATCAGTTTCAATccttaatttattttatattaactGTTGGCGATTCACGAAATTTAATGCTCGTGAAATGCAAAGATTTCATTTGTATCCAATTTTCTATCCGCAAAAGTCTCTGCACTTAAAGTGTTTACATTTGTGAGGTTAGGCAAAAGGAAATAGTCAATGCAggttctttgatttttttataatttctctttttttcagaATGAAAGCTGTTTGTTCATGTCCCATGGACCTCGACGAGTTTCCCATGGATACGCAGAAATGTCCTTTTTATATGGAAAGTTGTAAGTATTTTGCtaacactgcaaaaaataattttcaaaaaatgcttTGGACAACTATATtgagaaaagaaattatttgcgAGAGAAAATCTTGCGGAGTTTGAATTTGCGAATATACAGTGGCTCACATGTGATATATTTaacgataatttttttaaaaagagattttaaTTCGAAATCAACATATTCACTACTTATTcgctacataaaaattaaatagcGAACATCTCGACCAAAAACAACGACTTTATAGACGTAAACACAggtataaaattaaatttacaagGGACTTGCATGATTTTTCATTGCACCTTTTCCGGTAACTGTGACCTCACCTGTTGAAAAAATTGCTTTAACTGGAACCATAATCTCACTTTAGACTAAATTCCACTTAACTAGAGCTTCGATTAACTTAAAGAATATCAGCAAATTGTCTTTTTTCTTATGTACCAAATAAGTCGCCAATATATCGACTTCTAATACAGtgtgaaatattttctttagaaaGCTTATCgttaaatgtcacatatgtacTGCAAATACGACCTACTTTTTTTGTCTAAAGAGAATTGTACGCcaaaattgtataaaaattgCATACGATTCGAAATAAGGTAAAATGCAAAGTAAAGGCTAAATGCGAACGTTTGTCCTTGCTAAATAATTATGAAAACGAGGCAAATATTAATGTCGCCTTCTTTTCTTTCGAAGTCTTTTTATCTGCATTCATTACTTGTTCAAGTTTTCTTaagtatatttctttttttgttgttgcttcttTGACCCTGCCTTAGATATTATGTAACTTATGTAACTTGAACTTCTTATTTGAACTGAAACAATCTGCATAAACTTTCCCGGTAAACGAGtgctttttattttagttaGTTACAAGTCAACAGATATGGAACTTGTGTGGCATAAAACACCAATCATTAAAGAAAATACTGATCTCGAAGGATACGTGCTTGAAAATATCGAATATACAAGTTATCTGAAAGGTTACATTATAAACAGTAAGGAACTGATGTTTGTTagactaaaaacaaaaattcgcgACTAAtgctgtttttaaaatatagcaCCACTAAatgttaaaggagaggcgaacaaggcagccagaaaataaattttaagcgaaagtaaaatatttatagatttctaaatcctaaaatcttctAAGATAACTACTACAATACCAAGTAAAAAACTATACTTCACGACTAACTAACTACCTATACATCTTTCTAGCAACATTTTTAATAGAAATTCCATGGCTGtatggggtgaaaataagtaggttttgaATGTAATTTttagtaaacatcaaaaataacatcttttacTTGAGATAGCCatgaatattttacgtactatagtagtaccagctttttataacctttgtttaaacttctttgaactaaagaaatatctgtcataaccaacaacaattttttttcatgttttgaatcccttttccacaacatactaccaacttcgaacgataaagtttgttatcatgagatggcaccaaatttgaacaaatatacagaccggaaaccttcaataacaaatcgaacgtgcaatatggtggcttcatctttcttccttggttttttactttctttatctttactcgcTATTTTATTGGCAAGTTAAgtagtacaaaataataaaagtatgttctttacatgttgttcaacatttttgccatttttatcttcaactttttcttattaaatcacTTTACATTGACcccgtgaccatcacaataaagagagaaatatatcccattgttttttaatttagccacccgtttGATAAATGGGTAAAAATACTCAATTACAAATAATTCAGCAAACAAAATGATGTATGGTTTATAGTTATAGTTTATGGAGCGGGCGAGCAAGCCAatcagtctggtctttaaaatcaacactttcgtaaacttttattcagcaaccGTGCCGTAGCGCAGTTCGCCTCGCCTTCAAATCGTATAATATCAGATTAGTTTTATTGTAATGAGCGGCGATAAGATATTGCTGATTTGGGCAATGTCTTCCGGGAACCAGAAAAATGTTTCAGCATAATTTCAAGTTACAAACTGccttaaaaatttcatttcatgcACATGCTGGAAAAAACATTTACCAGTCTACTGAGATGTTTAGTGTGACTGATAAAGATCTAGCTAAGAGTGTATATCTTTTTACCATATGAACAGACGTTTTCAACGTACTTGagacaaattaaaataaacaatagattATTATAACATGGTATTTTCTCAGCTGGGGGAAGATTTTCTCGTTTTCTCCAAAAATAACATCATGATGAATCATTTCTCCGGTTTTCAAGAAAAATAATTCCTCTTGAACTGCCCCTAAGCATTAAAAATGCAAGTCATTTTTCTCTGCAAAATGGCGCCCATTTCAACCTCTCTCTATCTCTATCTATTTAAGTTTTTGTTTGCTTgccttataaaaaaatccatttttATCTAGATGTTACAGAACATTACAACAATCTTGTATTAACCTTTGTGGTGAAGAGAACTTTCGCGTTTTATTTTTATCGTATGTACGCTCCCACTGTTGTACTGATGCTGTTCAACTTTGGTTCCTTCTGGATCCCACCATCTGCTGTACCAGCTCGTGTAGCACTCATTGTCACTACTTTATTGACCAATGTTGTCATACTGCAAAGTGTGACAGAGCAAATTGTGAAAGTTGAATATGTAACAGCTATGCAGTTGTTTTTGTTGGTCAACATTTTGTTTGTGTTACTTGCTGTCCTGGAGTATTTAGTTGTGTTGGCTTTAGAGAAAAGAGTATCTCAGGTACACTTGGtaaattattatcatttttattaaaattatttacccaggatgacctcttcagttcctattggtactgctatcaacgagggtcctgcgaagggggtgtTAGTGCATTTGAAGCTCCCATTCGAGCTACGAAAGTCgcaagtcgtgcaagcacagcaagaTATCAATTCTATTCACATGcagagcgctaagcagaaaggatagattcaaacttttatagtctctggcatgactcggccagggGTTGAACCCAAGAtctcccgcactggaagcgaatgCTCTACCTCAAGTCAAccgataatattttttatagagtTTTGGAGTTAAATTTTCCATATTTATGGATTTGATAATAAGATTTAATATAACGTTTTTAACAGAGATGCGACGATATTCTTTTTCGATATTACAAAGCGTTTATATCGTCGCCTAGACTTTTTAAGTTGGCACGGTACCAAAAAATTCAGGTTTATTTGCGATGTAAAAACACTGTGGACGACATTGACCAAGCGCCAAAAAATTATGCCAAGGACTCAAGGAAAAAAAGGAACCTCCTAATAtctaataatgtaaaaattataGCGTATATATTAGTTCTCAGGAACATTGTTAAGTAATTCGGGAAAAATTAATTCTTGCgaactttttatttcatttttgaacaaAATATACTGGTCCTGTAGAACCATATAGATAATGTAAGTTTCAACTTCAACTACAGAAACCGTATAAATAAGGAGGAAGAGATTATTTCAAATTGTAATTCGCACGATTCTCAAAAGTTTATTCTCGCGGTATGTTAGGTGTTGCTTACTTAgcgaaaattgtttgttttttgcgtataaatgtaataactttATGTTTTACTGCCGCATTTCAATTTATTATTAGTGTGTAGGTAAAATCTGTATTGTCGTTGATGACTATGACAATTTCGACTTTCTTAGTCACAATTATGTTACAGTTGCAACTGAATTCTCTTTTAGCGACAGTCATCAGAAAAGGAGACCGAAAAATCAGGCATCGCAAATGAAACCTTCAAGTTAGAAGTCGAAAATGAAAATACAACTACTGCGAAACCAATCACAGAGGGGTTTTCTCCAAAGAACTTTAAATCCAAGTTGATTAATCCACAAAAGATAGACCACCTGTCTCGAGCAATTCACCCTTTACTTTATTGTGTATTCTGCGCTGTCTATTTTGGttactataaaaaatgactgatttacaTTATTTGCAACAAGGAGGATAAAGTACCTACGGAAATTTTCATGGGGCATAACTTTTGTTCTAGATGTAGTTGAGTGCTGATATATTGTggcttttcctaacttttattaggGCTTGtgatgaaaaaacatttttttgcaaattttttataCATTGCAAGGGTATTGAATTTTGAAACATCCTAACATGCATGTATGATGTTATCGACTAGTCACCTTATATTAATAGGCTACTTCCGCGtttctgtctgtaacaggcaaagtagatATGTTCATATTTCTTTGAAGAATCTGAAAAGGTAAGTCTTTAATGtgaaattttctgacgttatggcATGACGCCAATACATTGATTTAACGTCAATagcttatttaaataaaattgaacTATTACAATACACTTCtcactttgaggctaaataatttggaaacgaggtggtaacgACTTtaccgcatgggtaactagggacaaccagGGATCGAATTGGGTCAGTTTCCCAAATCAGCGTCCTccaatccgttttggaatggacaggttgatgacgtcatcaacacatctttaaaccacaatatatctgtaaccgtttgtcaaaagtgcatgatcctatacattttcttcatgATCTCTAGCAATTTCTGAAAATAAGAATTTCTTTTTTGGCGGCAAAACTTTTGAATTCTTGTAACTCCTTAACCGGTCGTTCAAAGCACATGACCATATACATTGTTTTGATTAGCATTTCATGTGCTATACAAAACAGGAAAcatataattttgttattttttttaataattgctgacgctatcaaaaaataaatgaaggatTTTTCTCATTGTTCTCCACCTAAGTGGATCTCTTCACGGGCTTAAACGACTAGCGTtggttataaaattatttattacatttatgttCGTTACCAGGTGCTTACTAAGATGTTGCTAAGGAGATATATAGCTGCTATGGATAAAATATAGACAAGATTTGAAGGAAATATCTTTCTGCTTTGCTCAAACATCTATACATGTCATATTCATGTACGTACCAAGTTGAATTTtttcgttaaaaaaaaaactttcgtaCAAATATGACGTTATTTATAAtcttaatgacgtcattaagttattatttttacatatgaaatcaatctttttttctatttcttaacaaattaatcaattttattaacaaatttcttttttttctaaatatattATGGTCAGAGGTGCTAGATAAATTGGAATTTATTGCAAAATTCGGGAAATAGCCTATTTTTGGCATGTATAACGTCATTAATCGAATGCAGAATTACGAAAGGATAGAATGTTAGAACTCTAGTTCAATAATgctaattttcttaaaaacctTGGAGAGGTATGGAAAAGTTCGAGTTATAGGAAAAAATTCATCCAAGGGATGGACAAACTTGTACGACCAACCTAGATGTTTAAGTTTTTGTATATAccagttaaataattttttctctgAAAAGGGGTTAGtaagttcaaaaaaaaatttgttcaatcCAACGAGATGTTTGAATTTCCGAGTGTTCGTGTTATTGAGAGTCAAAGCTTTTTAACCCGGAAATTATGCCCTTATGCGACAAGCTGCATACGTTCCCGTTCGTTGATCGATTTCACGATCGTGCGTGTTCGTTGACGGGCTTGCTCCTTCAACACCTGGTATTTTTGCTCTTGCATTATTAGGCTGAACTCGTAGTTGCTAATGACACCATTCTCCCCAGCTCTCGAGATCAAGTCAACAATAGAGCTTGGTCTCTGCCAATAGTTTGATGCTCTCATGCTTTTTGCTCTTAGCACCTAGTCTCTTCCCAGCGTTCCGCAGACCCGCTTGTCCCAGACCTGCGGCGATAGTGATCCCACCCATGGCAATGCACAGGGGAACTCCTAACCCTGATGCCAATGCCCCTATTCCAACACCAGATGTGATGATGCTGATGCTCAATAACCCGTGGTCGCAGAACCTCACCCACGTACCatgcattttgaactttttagcgAGCTTGTCACGCTCTTTAATCTCGGCTCGCAGGTATTGTTCCACTTCTTCGATTTTTTTCAATCTATATACTTGTGAACTGTCCTCCGTATCCTCCGGAGGTGCAGAAGGCAAGCTCGGGTAAAGCTTCGCAATGTCAGTCATATTTATTCTATAAGCAAGTGCATCGTTATTCCTACGAGCAAGACGTTCTCATCGTGGTGATACTCATCCGTCAGCATAAACTCGAAGCGATCGGTGGAGCCTTTCAGAGAAAGGTAGATTGTTTCATCAAAACTCCAggtaagcatgtctccccagGCAATTAACTCCTTCGTTGGAAGCATGGTTAGTATATTGGATTTCTCTCCGTTAAGCAGGCATTCATCCAGATCTAGCTGAGAGCATACGAGTCTCAGACGCTGGTAAACGTCAGTTTTGTAGAAGCTGCCATTGTTGCCCTCGGTAAACATTAACTTGGTATCAAAATTATATCCCATAAGGTCCTGCAGTGATTGATCGACTATTGCAACGTACCCCTTGCTAACCCTAAGCCTGCACACTCCGTTTCTGGGTACGAAGAGCTTGATCTTTTCCCCTGATTGAATCTTGACTATGGCCGCGAGATCCTCGATTCTATACAGACCCTTCTCGATCGAGATGAGGGCTTCAAAATCCCCGACATTAAAGTTCCCGTCATCGGTCGACTAAGGCGCCGCTTTATAAATGTTGAACTCGTTCTTTTTTTGAAGAGGTTCAACCACGTAGGTCTAATGCTGATAGACCTCAGAACGatcctcgtgtcctgccctaggtagtccTCGAATATCGTAGGATTCTCTCTATCCGTGACGTACAGttgtctcatgtttctttaagaaAAGATGAGCATTTACTCGTGTAACCCGAGAGCAAAGTACAAGTCCAACAGAGGTGAGTGGCCTCTCGATGTTCTCCAATTAGAGCATCAAGACCTGTACGTGAGTACGACTCAGCACATTTCCGTGGCCTTCCCACAGTTCACCAAGTACCCCATCAAGATccccactaacctgttgaacCCAGTTAGCGTGAATTGGGAGGGGCAAACCCTGGGCTATTGGAACATCCAGGCgaatttcgcttgtcattgcgcgACAACGGGGTTGGGGATCTCTGCCAAGCACATGAGTGGCTCCGTACCCCTCGTTCAATCCATTTTCAAGTTCCATGTTTACTACCACATGAGACTTGGGATTGGGCCAATTTTATCATCCCCACTAGCCAAGGTTTAACATCTGAAGGTTATCCTCTTTGACCTGGAACTCACAGGCACCAACACCAAACGCACCATCGTCAGCAACATAGGCAAGGCCCTGGTACAGAACCTTCGCATAAACCTGAACGGCCACGAAGTGCAAAACATTAGCGATTTCAAGATACTCGCGGTGTATAGGAATCTCTGGCTTCCAAAAATTGAGCGTCTGGACAACCTAATTCTTGAGGGCATCAATCCCAATGACGGTACCATTAGGGCTCTGCAAGTAAACTCCAGCGACCATGTAGGGGATGAAAAAGAAAAGGCGATCATGGCAGCGTACGACAATACGTTTGCTATACCTCTTGGCAAAATGTTCGAACTCACTAGAGACTTGCCTTTCTATTCGCAGGGACTGCTCGACAGGCCCCAGTTTGTTATACATTTTGCGCCCTATGAACAAGTCATAAAAGATGCTGGAACGGCTGGTTCAGGGTCTACCGCAGCTAAACCGGCTGATGCCGCGTACAAGATCACCAACATCGCACTCGAATTTCACAAAGTAACAAACGAGGGTCTCGCAAGTGCTAAGATGTCACGATACTCGAGGCTGACCCTGCCCTATGATAGGATACTCCGAAGCAAGGTTGTCACGATGAAGAAAGCGACACCTCCTACAACTTGCA contains:
- the LOC130649245 gene encoding glycine receptor subunit alpha-2-like isoform X2, whose amino-acid sequence is MYPMVSRTCFFFGLIQLLVAQNFHVIDERIASGIYDKRIRPKLNEDTVRVTTQIHLLYLGPVDEKTFTYEIGYYHRSWWNDPRLKFNTSIGAITYTKPPADFIWIPDGAVTNAKKIERFVTSVRTVLSPNGDVYVSQRMKAVCSCPMDLDEFPMDTQKCPFYMESFSYKSTDMELVWHKTPIIKENTDLEGYVLENIEYTSYLKGYIINNVTEHYNNLVLTFVVKRTFAFYFYRMYAPTVVLMLFNFGSFWIPPSAVPARVALIVTTLLTNVVILQSVTEQIVKVEYVTAMQLFLLVNILFVLLAVLEYLVVLALEKRVSQRQSSEKETEKSGIANETFKLEVENENTTTAKPITEGFSPKNFKSKLINPQKIDHLSRAIHPLLYCVFCAVYFGYYKK
- the LOC130649245 gene encoding gamma-aminobutyric acid receptor subunit rho-3-like isoform X1, which translates into the protein MYPMVSRTCFFFGLIQLLVAQNFHVIDERIASGIYDKRIRPKLNEDTVRVTTQIHLLYLGPVDEKTFKNLHFKEKETFSKSYAAACCSYSNIFHRSTYPTYEIGYYHRSWWNDPRLKFNTSIGAITYTKPPADFIWIPDGAVTNAKKIERFVTSVRTVLSPNGDVYVSQRMKAVCSCPMDLDEFPMDTQKCPFYMESFSYKSTDMELVWHKTPIIKENTDLEGYVLENIEYTSYLKGYIINNVTEHYNNLVLTFVVKRTFAFYFYRMYAPTVVLMLFNFGSFWIPPSAVPARVALIVTTLLTNVVILQSVTEQIVKVEYVTAMQLFLLVNILFVLLAVLEYLVVLALEKRVSQRQSSEKETEKSGIANETFKLEVENENTTTAKPITEGFSPKNFKSKLINPQKIDHLSRAIHPLLYCVFCAVYFGYYKK